In Crassostrea angulata isolate pt1a10 chromosome 6, ASM2561291v2, whole genome shotgun sequence, a genomic segment contains:
- the LOC128186842 gene encoding uncharacterized protein LOC128186842 produces MSSPKKLRLMTYLSSGIPIQVFELLLHYLEEVTGMEGYLITESRWSGPPAEWGDPFIDDIADVVFMCSSAYLRLKHDKNEYMELCPVAPVHRHEKGGGEPVYFSDLVVNSSKKSVYGNFVDLKGQTFAFNDPISLSGSLIVLGHLKKNGYNSSFFGNMLHSGSHLKSIKMILDNKADVAAIDSNVLKFYLQQNPRDEENLSTVTSLGPMPVYPIVFNSRLSANVKKQISEALLGMHKLPEWQPQLEEWNIERYTKIDDSLYDLETSLMDLCKGLSLSSVYY; encoded by the exons ATGTCCAGCCCAAAGAAGCTGCGCCTGATGACCTACTTATCCTCGGGGATTCCCATCCAGGTGTTTGAGCTGCTCTTGCACTACCTGGAGGAAGTGACGGGGATGGAGGGGTACCTGATCACTGAGTCCCGATGGAGCGGACCCCCAGCAGAGTGGGGCGACCCTTTCATTGACGATATTGCTGATGTTG TATTTATGTGCAGTTCAGCATACCTGCGCCTGAAACACgacaaaaatgaatacatggAGTTGTGTCCTGTAGCCCCTGTCCACAGGCATGAGAAAGGTGGCGGGGAACCAGTTTACTTCTCCGACCTTGTGGTCAACAGCAGCAAAAA GTCAGTTTATGGTAACTTTGTTGACTTAAAAGGACAGACTTTTGCCTTCAATGATCCAATCTCTTTGAGTGGAAGTCTTATTGTCCTGGGCCACCTGAAGAAAAATGGATACAACTCCTCTTTTTTTGGCAACATGCTTCACTCAG GTTCCCATCTGAAGTCCATTAAGATGATTCTGGACAACAAGGCAGATGTTGCCGCCATTGATTCCAATGTCCTGAAATTTTATCTACAACAAAACCCACGGGACGAGGAGAACTTGTCCACTGTGACCTCACTGGGTCCAATGCCAGTCTACCCTATTGTCTTCAACTCTCGGCTTAGTG CCAACGTGAAGAAACAGATCTCAGAGGCTCTACTAGGAATGCACAAGTTACCGGAATGGCAGCCACAGTTAGAGGAGTGGAACATCGAGAGGTACACGAAGATCGATGACTCTCTGTATGATCTAGAGACCAGCCTGATGGACCTGTGTAAGGGGCTTAGTCTATCCAGTGTCTACTACTAA